The Lactuca sativa cultivar Salinas chromosome 2, Lsat_Salinas_v11, whole genome shotgun sequence genome includes a window with the following:
- the LOC111876631 gene encoding uncharacterized protein LOC111876631 has translation MTSLKLDERFWCTYFPTTLNGSADTWFKTLRPGSIYNFGQLKYMFLTNFMQLRKYKGNSHSIIACKYKEGESIREYFTRSTNATLDVPRHDEGLIAGAFTWGLPPDPLSQKLMGKKPQTRAELKEKVERYLRQEESEATKQAYLNAMMTKRHRR, from the coding sequence ATGACGTCGCTCAAATTAGACGAGCGGTTCTGGTGCACGTACTTCCCAACAACCCTTAATGGAAGCGCGGACACATGGTTCAAAACACTTCGTCCAGGAAGCATCTACAACTTCGGCCAACTTAAGTACATGTTCCTCACAAACTTCATGCAACTGAGAAAATATAAAGGCAACTCCCACTCAATCATTGCATGCAAGTATAAAGAGGGTGAAAGCATAAGGGAGTACTTCACGAGGTCCACAAACGCCACGCTAGATGTCCCAAGACATGATGAAGGCCTCATAGCCGGAGCCTTCACGTGGGGACTCCCACCCGACCCTTTGTCGCAAAAGCTCATGGGCAAAAAACCGCAGACGAGGGCCGAACTAAAGGAAAAGGTGGAACGATACTTGAGACAGGAGGAGAGTGAAGCAACGAAACAAGCGTATCTGAATGCCATGATGACCAAGCGTCATAGGCGTTAG